A region of Desulfobacterales bacterium DNA encodes the following proteins:
- a CDS encoding transposase domain-containing protein, producing the protein MGRKNWLFAGHPRGAEASATFFSLIETAKANGLEPYTYLKYVFEQLPVTDEKDYGRLLPGNIDREAAGIPSL; encoded by the coding sequence GTGGGACGTAAAAACTGGCTCTTTGCCGGGCATCCAAGAGGGGCCGAGGCCAGTGCGACATTTTTCAGTCTGATCGAAACCGCCAAGGCGAATGGCCTCGAACCCTATACCTACCTGAAATACGTTTTTGAACAACTGCCCGTCACAGATGAAAAAGACTACGGCCGGCTGCTGCCCGGCAATATTGATCGAGAAGCCGCCGGCATCCCTTCACTATAA